The segment GGTGCCACTGGCAGCCGGTGCAGTCCCAGAACAGGTAGCTCtggagagggaggaggtgtgTGGCAGGGCCCCTCAGTGAAGTACATCTCCTGGGGAGTTTCTATCGGCCGGGCCCCTCTGGCGCTCACAGCACACTCTGGAGCTGCTCTTCCCTAGTGTAACCACCCACCTCTGGGAAACACCAGCAGCCTTCGCCGGGGGGTGAATACCTGGGTGGGGCACGCGGACTCGCTGGCACAGGGACTTGGAATCTGCCTCTCTCCGTGCCAGCAGGGGTGGATCCAGCCGCTGCGGAGCTGCTCGGTGCCAGCAGGGTCCTTTGGGACCAGAGATGCTACAGAAGTGAACCAGTGGTATCAATGCTGCGTCTGTGCGCAGAGAGCTGGCCTGGGATAATGGGGGCCTGGGTGAATCATGTGTGTAGAACTTCCTGCTTCAGCAAAATGCTTTCTCCAGCTCCTTTCCTCCaatccccccagccccatggctccTGGCCAGCTGACTGACGCCTCATGCTCTCAGGACTAGGGTTATTCATGCATGTCAGCTTTCTGGCAGTTCATGCTGTGGGGCTGAGCTCTGGAAGCCCAGGAGGGAGTCTTCTGGGCTCAGTTGGTCCTTCTTTCTCTGCCCATGCTCCGGGGACGATCTCGCATGGAGCCTCACCAGTTAATAGGTGCAACAACGGGCTTAAAGCGTTGTAAGAGACATAACATCAGCTGGTCAGcaagagcaggggggtgggagccaggactcctgggttctgttcccacctttgagagagtgtgttgtctagtggttagagcaggggggctacGAGTCAGGATTTATGGGTTTTGTTCCCAGTTCTACCAAATCACATCGCTccgttgcctcagtttccccattcccCAGGTAATGATACTGAGCTCACAGGGGTGCAGtaaatgaatgtttgtaaagccGTTTTAGATGCTATTGAAGTGCAGAGGTATGTCTTCTCTAGGAGGCATGTAGGGAGGATTAATTAGATAATGGCTAcagagtgctatataaatgctacATTAGTATTGCAACGCGGTATCAGCGGGTCACGCTGCAATGCTGGTATGGCTCTCTGCAACTCGACACAATACCTCCTCTTCCCCACATGCGTCCTGTTGCTAGGGCTGGTGGAAGGGCTAAGGAGGGTCGTGGGGAGACGTCTGTGTCCTCTCTAACCTTCCTTGTCCTCCCACTTGCCTCCCTAGCTGCTGGGCTGAATCCCAGAGGTGGCATCATGGTCTTGTGGTTAGAACTTGAAACTGTGAGTCAGGAGAAATGGGCTTTattcccagctcagggagggagcTGGGTCTAGTAGTGGGAGCAGGGTGCTTTGAATCAGGACTGCTGGAGTCTCTTTCCAACTCGGACAAGGGGGTGTGGTGTCATTGTTGGAGCCGGGTGGCGAGGGCTAGGATTCCTGGGTTCACTTCCCAGCTCAGGGAGGAGAGTGTGAGCTATTTGGAGCAGGGGCCTGtgactcaggagtcctgggttctgctcccaaCTTTGCTACTGATTTGTGGTGTGCAAGCTACTgccgctctctgcctcagtttccccatctcggAATGTTGCTCTAGTTTAGCTGCATGTGTAAGTAAAGTGCACTGAGATCTGGAGGGGGGAACAAGTGCATGCTATTTATTCATGCCTGTGTGGCTCATGgctccccctcctgcttcccatgGGGAACCCGTCAGTGATGTGGATGGTGCTCCATTCACACGGACCCCAGCAGAGCTCCTCTCAGGCCCGTTTGCTGTCCTACAGTCTCAGGCCACATCCCACGGTTCTCAAAGGGCAGAGGTAAAGAACCTGCTATCTGCAATGGGTGAGGTGGTACATGGTCCCCGAGGTCATGAGCTCCATAGGGGACTGCACTGCTTGCTTCTCAGGGTGTGGGCAGTGCATGGGACGCTGTGTGCTCTGTGCAGAGGACACTCCCTGGTGCTGTATGGCTGCTGCGCAGACGGTGTTTGTGCTGCAGAGGGTGGTGTGTACACACGCCCTGGGGTGGTAGGGTGGGGCCGTGTGCGTGTGTATGTCTCCATGGAGAGCTGCCTGGCGTGTTATACAATCTGCTGCCAAGGGAGCTTCAGTTTCAGCATGGGGAGGTTACAAAACATTTCACCCTGGCGTAGCACAGCAATTCAAATGCATTCCCTATGCAGGGCAGGGAAGAGGACAGATGgaccctcttccccatccccccatggAAATGAGGGgtccctgggagggggcaggtcaGAGAGGAAGTTGGGAGGTTGAGCAGAGGAGCCACTAGAAATCAGACATGGGCCAGAGCTGCACAGTTCGGTTCTGGATCTGAATTTCACCaagctttgggggtgttggatcCAGGGGTCGGGATCAGACCCATCCCTGCTAGAAAGCTGGCAGATTTATAGCCACAGAGCCATTGTCAAATGGGTGAAAGGAGGAAGAAATGAGCATGAAGCCCATGGTTTTTGGAGACAGTTATCAAAACTGCAATGTGCTCCCGGAGGTGAGTGGAGAAGCTCCCTGCGGATCCTGAGTGGATCTAGAATATAAGCCAGCCCCCTATCCCAAACCCACACATCCTCTTCTAGGTCATTAGTAACTATGGAAACCTTCGGTGTCTACCGCATGCCGAGTCCCGAACCTAGCCCAGCACCACTCCCTGCCATTCTCATGCTGAGTTTTGTTTGCCGACAGGGTACGGTGCACCTGGGAGGACTGTCAGCATCACATGACGGGGAACAAACCATGGAAAGTGACGCCAAGAACGGGGAGGCTGTGCCGAGATGGAGGAGACCTCAGGGAGGAGCCCAAGAAACCCAGGTGCTAGAGACCGTGGTCGGGGCCGTACGCAGGAGCGGAAGTGTGGCGCCGGGGATCCCTTCCAAGAGCTGTCGGGACGGGGTGGACCTGAGCTGCGTGCCTGGGCCCGACTCAGCGTTGCGCCCCGGGGAGAAGGCCTCTTTGTGGAAGCGCGCCGAGAGGGCGAAGGAGTTCTCTCCGTGTCTGAGATGGGGCCGAGAGACCCTCGGGGGGCTGGAGACAGCACTGGACTCTCCGTACCATCCTGCCATTGAAGCAGATTTCTCCAAGCACAAGGATGCCAGGCATCAGTTCCCCAGGAGGATGCAACTGAAGGAGACACCCGAGTTCCAGTTCCACTCCGAGCCCAAGAACGGGGAGGTAAATATCAGCTGGGCGGAGCAGAATAAAGACAGGCCTGGCCCTATGTGGACAGAGGCTATGCTGGCCAGCCAGCTGGCCCTGTACAGCCACGCTTACCACAACTACCCCCTGCCGTTATCTGGGCTGGAAAACCAAAGCCCGGCTGCCACTGACAAACCTTACCAGCTATCTGAGCAAGACTCCCTCCACTCCGCCAGTCCCTCTGGGGACAGCGCGGGCGACCCCCCTTCCTTCCACCACCTGAACACCCACTGCCCCTTCCTGGTGGAGGCCAAGCTGGCGGAGAGGAACCCTTTCTTGGTTTCCTCCATTGTATCAGCAAGCACTCCAGCTGAGTCTGCCTATGGCAATAGCTTGGCGAGCCTAGCCCTGGCTGGCCAGCCCCAGGACTGCCCCTCTGCTTTGGGAGAGGCCCAGTACACTGACCCAGATTGGCACCGGGCACCTTACCCGCGCGCATGGAGCCAGCCGGCGTACCTGGCACCCCATCCAAGAACAAAGACCCCGTCTGCTTTTGAAACCTGCTCCAGCTCAGGAAGCAAGGTAAGTGCTTGGAGGCTATACAGCTATTGCTCTTCGTGTTACAGTGGCACCGGGAGGGAGACCCCAATTGAGagcagtgtgctaggtgctgtacaaacacacactagTGGCCAGCAGCACCACGGAGAACAATGCGGTTGGGCGCTGAGCTCTTTTGAGCATCTGGcaacaagagacagtccctgccccagagaccttccagtctaactagacaagacaggcaGGGAAAGTATggttattcccatttcacagatggagaaactgaggtgcagagcgATTATGACTCACCCAAGGTGCCTCTGTGGCACAGTCAGGAATTGgatcctggccctttaaatcccatcCCAGTTCCTTAACCTCGAGTCTATCCTACTAAGCACCCTCAGTTCCACAATCTATTGCATGCTCTTTGGGAGGGGTATTGGAGACGACTCATGTCCTGGGGCTGGAGGTCAGCAGTGGACAAGGTCCCAGCAGGGATGTCTGGTCTCAGGAGTGAATTGAAGACCTGCTTTCTGACCTGCCATTGGACTCATCTTTTGCTAGAAATGAGCCCAACCATTCATGCAAAAGCACATGCAGAAAGGGGAGTGTGGAGCCAGGTGACAtggcagagaaagagacagacctGTGCGTGGGCGTTAGACCTCTGCTGCAACTGAACCCTGGATGCTTTTGTATTCAGAGGATGAATCAGGAAGGTCCTTGTTGGCACCATTAGGTAGGAGGCAATCAGGGATACGTGTCTGGGATCAAATGGACAACATACCCATTAACTAGGACCCAGAACCAGGGTTCTCCATTGGGAATAGTCTCCTCTGTGCTAGCCCAACCGGCTCTGGACTCTCTCTCCCTGAGGAGCTGCATAGGGAGCAGCCAGGGGCTTAATTCAGCCAGCCACTCTAGCACCCAGGATCAGCCAAACAGCATGTTGCGCTCAGCAAGGAACAAGACTAGAAAGGATTAAACGCCTGGGATGCCTCCCCAAGAGTAGCAGCCAGACAGTCACTTTTAAATGTGAAAGCAGCTGTTGGTTTGCAGGGTATCCCTGGGGAATATCTGCCTGGTGTAACTGGATCTGCCCCCAATTGTGCTTGCCCTGAGTGACGAGGCCAGGCCTTGTACAGGCAGTGGGTAGAGGTGCCCGTTAGCGGGAGTGATTCAGGCTCATGCCCAGCTCCTGGGCCTGGCTGAATTTTCATGTATGGGGAAATGCTGTTGCTGGAGGCTGCAGACCAGTGCTGCCCCACCACACCCCAGTGCTAGTGCTTCTGGCTTTTCCGGCTGGTGCTCTAGGCCCCCCTCCCTAGTATGGGGGGTTGGGTCCTTAGCCAGGTGCAGGTGCttgaaaaggctgggagccaCTCTCCCAGAACACTTGTCTTGACGCTGACCCCTCTACACCACACACGACGGGCTGTGGGACCCAGGTttgtggacttggtgtttccaagcctgtgcGTGAGCGTCCACtgtgcattgtaaacctggactTCCAATCGCTGGACCCGTGTCTCACAGCCGTGCTAATGCATCCATACTAcactacacagaccttctgaTTCGGGTCTGcggcttgagctgcatccacactgcaaaatgacaggccTTGGTCCCCAGTCCCAGCAGGACTCTGATATGCTCCCCAGCAGGTCCTAGGACACTTGTCCGGAGCCCTTGCTGCCTTAAGTCAGACTCatctgtgtgtggatggaagtggAGCTTGGGCTCAAGCttgagtcagagcctgggcttagtgtgcagtggaGACAGACCCCCTGACGCCGGAGTGCTAGAGGTGCGAGCGTTTGGAGGAAGTGAGTGAGCATCGTCTCCAGGGTCCCCAGTCTGACTGCAGGGAGTCCAAGGGGAGATCCCGAAGAAGGGATGCTGTCGGTAGATCAGGAGTGAGAGATGGGACAGTGTGTAGCAGTGGCAGACGCAGCCCGAGGGTGAATTCGTGGCACTTGTCTGAGTCGTGCTAACGGGGGCAGAGGCGGGGGTGCTCAAGGCTACTCCTGCAGTGCTGCTGTGGCAGTTGTGAGAGGCCGTCTGGCATTGGGACAGGACACGGACGCCATCCGAGAATGGCAGCTCCCGGGTTCGGACTCTCCTCCACTGCCTCGGGTGACCTGCCTGGCCGGGGTGCTCGAGGATTAGTCAGTCAAGGATGGCGAAGCACTGGGGAAATGAAAAGCTCTGCTTACTTGCCAGGTAAAGCTTGAAGCCCTGGTTCATTCTTTCTTCAGTCAGTGAGGGTTTAACCTGAGCAGGGGTTTAGTATTATTTATTCGTATTCCAGTAGCCGCCTGGAGGCCCCAGCCAAAAccggggccccgttgtgctgggtgGTGTACAGACACGTGGTAAGAGACAGTGCCCGCCCTAGAGAATTTataatccaaacagtccagagacacacagggagggagaaaggaaggagtattatccccattttaccagtgaggaaactgaggcacagagcgactaGGGGCCAGATTTCCTAAAGAGCTCAGAACCCAGCCGCTCCCATGTAAGAACCTAAAATAAGTTGTGGGAGCAAAGCGCGTCTGCAAGGCCTGACTCATGAGACTTGCCTAGGCTCACACGGAGTCCGGGGCATAGCCGCATATCCTGATTCCCGGCCCAGTGCTCTAAGCATGAGCCCGGGTGTTAATTCGTATGGCAGGTGTGCCCGCTGGGCCTGCGCTTGTTCCCCCAAACACACTTGCTCCTCTCACTCTTCTCCCCAtaaaattcccccctccccactgactCCACTCAGCGCTTTGCTGTTTCCCCTCTAGGAGTTTTACCAGAAGAAGGATCCTGGCTTTCCCCACACAGGAAAGGACCCGGCCCCTGTGCCCGACCGGGCGCAGCCTCAGCTGCTCAGCCAGTACAAGGTGGGGAAGGTGAAGAGAGATGCAGAGAGCGAGATGGAGGTGACCTACGTGGAGCCCACGTGGAAGGGAGCTGAGCAGAGAGGGTGCATGGCACTGGCCCCTCCCAGTGACCAAACCCTTCCTAACAACCATGGCCAAATGGGTCAGCCACTGTTCTATCTAAAGCACAAGGTGGCAGAGAGCTTGtggtccagccagcccctggTTCTGGATTATCCTCTCAGCAAAGCACCAGCCAGGCCCTCCGAGTCCAAAGACGAAAGCCTCATGTACCAAAGCCTGAAGCCTGGCTCCCCTGCGGTGCTGCAGGAATCCTCTGGATCTCCACTCACGGacagagcccagccccctgccctttcCAAAGTAGAGCTCCCATCTGGGATGGAGGTGCTTCCAGCTCATGCTCTCCCCTGCAAATGCTCCCCTTGGGACTGCCCCCCGAGATGCTGCAAGAGGTGCCAGGGGGCAGGCTGCGAGGCTGTCAACTCCTTTGGCACCAGAAATGAGATGCCCGGGCCATACCGAGAAATAGATGGAGCCTTGGGAGGACATGGCATCCAACAGGGCAAGGATTCctccctgctgccctgccctcccagcaATCACCACACCAAGCTGAAGAAGACCTGGCTGACCAGGCACTCGGAACAGTTCAGATGCACTGCTAGCTGCCTCGGGGACAAAGGGGCTCCTGGTCAAATCAAAGAGGGTTTGCCTCTGAGGCTCAAAGCTTTAAAGAGGGAAGGCCAGGAGAGCGCTGAAGAAGCAGACCAATCTGGCAAACGGACAGCTAAGCGGCCTCACAGCCATGTCTCTGGGGAGGATCTCTGGAGCCCATGCGTCGGCAGGGGTAGCTATTCGGCAAAGCGGAGCTCAAAGGTAGCCGAGAACAAGGCGCTAAATCCCACGAGGAAGGATTGTGAGGCCCCGGAGCAGAGGAAGGTGCTCCCAGCAATGGGAAGGAAAGCAGATGCAGGAGATGGAGGTAAGAAGGGTGGAACCTGTGTAGCCGAGCAGAGAAACGGGGATGCTAGGCCACAGTCGTGGTGGCGTGGGGCTAATTCTTGCTCTGCAGCTGCCCCATCCTTGCATAAGACACCCCTGCAGAGCGGCAGCTTGAACAGCCTTTGCTAGCTGGCCTGGTCCGCGAGGCAGAGCGTGACTCCAGCACAGAGCATTGGCATAGGCTAGTTATGTTCTGGGGTAACTTTCATTGGGCCGGAGACATTCAGATTCGACGGTGACAGTGTGGGCAGATGGATGAAGGATATAATTCAATTCCCATTCTTTGGTCCCTGAGAAACACGTGTGCAAACGCAGacacgcaaacacacacacatatgtaggTACACAAGAATGCAATGACACACCCCAGCAAGATACACATGCATGAAAAATATGCGTGCATACATGTAAATACAGATGCGTGTGCGCTCAGGCACAGAAAGACAGTCAGACGAGCAAAGCCCATGATTTGCAATTGCTTTGACTTTGCTCTTCGGTTatggagggagccaggagagaaaGAGATGGGACTTTATCCCTAAATCCTTGCTCGTAGTGCCTGGTGGTGGGGACTAAGATGTCTCCCCAGGTCTCCTTCCTTTCCACAGCAGCTCAAATGTTTTAGAAAACGGCTGGGCTGGGAGAGTGCAGGACTGGGGAACTCTTTTCTAGTGTTTCCTGCTGTCAGAGTCTCATGGCTCCCTCCTtggccctctcctctcctccctctctccatgGGAGACGGCATTCCAAACCCATTCAGAtggggtccctgccccatagaTCATACAAGGCAAATTAACGTGGTGCAATACGAGCATGCCATTAAAAGGCTAGGCTGTGAGGGAGGGCAAGGGGGACAATAATCACAAGTTCTTCGGGGCAGGGGCTATGTTTTCCtgggtgtttgtgcagcacccagtACATGGGAGTCCGATCGTGACTGGCAATGCAGATATTAAATAAGAGTAATCATGTAGTTACTCACTAAGGGATGGACACAGCCTAGTGGTTCTTGGAGGGACTTAAATATGGCCAGGGGACTGGTGTGGGGGGGTCGTGGACAGTATTCCAAGTGCAACTCCCAGCATGTCGCCAACTCCAAGCATTCAGCAATCATGAAcagggccccccaaaatcatgagatgatTTACAGATAATTATTTTGGGCTGCTTATTCTTTGCTTTCTGGTTCCGGAGCCTTTAGGGTCATGCTTAGGTCACGTTCTCAAGCTTTTCTCCCccaccacaagggctagaaagttattgtgtgtttttgttttaaatgcaagctgagattctcctgtaaTCACTTGACTTctggagttgggggcggggggaaccaaATATTGGAAAACTCACAGTCAAATGAGAACCCTGCTTAAGAGGCAGCATAAAAGAAGGGGCGAAGATGCCTGTGTGAAGAGGACAGAGAAGGGGCATTAAGGCTGGCTCATTGGTGAAGGCCGAGAGGGCAGGGAAGCAAATGTGAAAGGAGACCAAGTCAGAGATGGCAGGAGATATGAATGAAGGAGGGCCAGGAAAGATAACCAGTTTGAATCTGACACTCAATGTATGGGAGCCAGTGAGATGCCTCAAGGATATGGAAGAGGACAGAGCTGCAGAAGCCAAgaggaggcgggggagggagctAGCGTCAGAGGCCACAGGGTCTTGTTTGTTCCCCTGGCTTCATCCATCGCCTTGAGAGACCTACCTCTCCACCCCACCTTCCACCCTCTGTGCCGCCAcacctctctctgtgtctctctgacACCTCCAGGGGATCTCAGCCTTGCTGGGGCCAAGCTCATCTCTTGTGAGACCTGTTCAGTTTGCCTTGTCATCTTTCCTGATTTACCCACTCTCCTCAGTGGCAGGGaatgaggggagcttggctgaagAGCAGGAGAGGGTCTGGTAGGAGATGGGCAGAATTAGGCTCGGGTGTTGCTGGGGAATGACTCAGATGTGATCAGACCTTCTGCTGCCTTCTAGGGTTCCATAAGTTCACGTGGTGACACTGCACTAGTCTGCTAGGCTGTCTTTCTGGTGCATCCCCCCAGACAAGTTGTGCAAGGACCTTCGCGAGGAATCTTGGCTGGTGTCTTCGTAGCAGGTGCTCAATCCCGTGTTGTTTCCCCAGGGCTCCTGAGTTGCAACGGAGAGGACGCCGGAGAGCAGAAGGAGATGCGATACCTACAGAGCGTTCCATGTATGGCCCTCCCTGACTGCATTGAGAGGTGTTGTGCTTGTGCCTCCAAGGACGGGACGGGCGCCATGCcccaggagcaggaggaagaacCCATGGAGACCTTCTGTAGGCTCCTGCATTTCCGAAGGTGAGCACACGTGCGGCTGTCCTCTTCAATTCTCCTGTTGCACTGAGAAGTGGCACCCCTGGGGCCTGCAAGATAACGAGTCTGGGGGGGAGCCTGTGCTGTGATTTGGGGGAGCATGGGCTGCTATTGGCAGCGGCTCTCCCCCGCGGGGCGTTGGCTcgttcctgcagcccccaggaaGCAGAGGGCAGAAGCAAGTCTTAAATTACAAAAGGAGATGCTAGGTTGGGATATCAGGAAGAGCTTCCGAACAGTGAGATCAGCTAAGCAACGGAGTCTGCTCTccagggacggggtgggagtcGCGTTGCTTGGACATTTAAAACGAGAATGTGAAAGGCCCCGGAGGATCTGATGTAGGGCACCATCCTGCCTTTAGATTGCAAAGTCTTTGGGACAGGTacggctttttgttctgtgtttgcatagCACCTCACACCATGGGGTCCAggtccatgcctggggctcctaAGTACCATGGTAACACAAATAatgcccatcccatcccatcccaactCCTCTACACTTCCAGCATTCCCATCCGTCACCTCCTGTCCCTGCAGGCTGGCCTGGCTCTGCTTTTGAGAAACTGACATAAAATGCAATGACAAGTAACAAAAGGTTGTGCTGGACATGCTGCATGTGCAGACCACAATCACAGACACCGTCAAACCACCGCAGAAGGCAGGGAAAGGCGGGCAGTACCCCCTTGTATCTCACAGACGGCAACAACCTTCCCTTCTGTATAGCCTTATGCACCTGCCACCACAGGAGATCTCACAGCCTAATGGGGCTGAGCTTAACCGGTATTTGGATGGGAGCCCTCCAGCCAAAACCAGGAGGGGTGCAGTTGATACAGTAAGGGCTGCTGTGCTGTCTGAAGAGGGTCCTTTGCCAGTGAGTGTATTAAAGGTTGGGTGGTGCTGTTTGTTAGTCAGTGTGTTCACCCCAATGCTGTAACCGGATGCCAGTTCTGTTGGGGGACTGTTTGGGGGAAGCGGTGACTCTGAAAAAGCCgtgggagtcatggtggataacagctgaacgtgagctctcagtgtgaccctgtggccaaaaggactaatgcaatccttgggaCGTATAACCGGGAGAATGTCCAATAGGTGAAAGGAGGTTATTTGATCAGACTACATTTGATATTtgagtgactgctgctggaacactgtgtcctgttctggtgcccacaattcaagaagaatgttgataaattggagaggattcagaaaagagccatgggAATTAGCAGGGGTGCCCAACCTACAGCGTGTGGGCCGTACGTGGCCCACCAGAGCATTGCATAAGGCCGAGTAATTAGCGTTTTGTCATCATGTTTACAACAGTTTAGTTTACGCAAGTATGTAAATAGACAATATTGGACATAGGTTTTCTATCTAAATACCTaggaaacaagctgaacttaaaatataaatcaatacaggtgactttaaatcttatcaaaatatgtagaatctgtttggcccacacaaggttgtgcttaggtttCGGTGGCACCACTGAATGAAAGGTTTGGGAAACACCGTATTGTGATAGATGCCAGGAGCCCAATCagtttagcttagcaaagagatggttaagggatgacttgatcataGTTTATAAGTACttgcctggggaacaaatatttggtaAGAgtgggcccttcagtcactcagATAAAGGTATAACCGGAGCCTATGCCTGGGaactgaagcaagacaaatttagactagagATAAGGttcacatttttaatagtgagggtaattagccattggaacaagttACCGAGAGCTCtggcggattctccatcgctggcaATTTTagaatcaagactggatgttttcctaaTAGATCTGCTCTGGTTCAGTGAGGAGTTAATTCAGGGACGTTCTCGGGCCTGTGTTCTGCAgctcagcctagatgatcacagtggtcccttctggctttctaATCTGGGAAGTTTGGGTTGAGATTAGGGGTTCTGGAGCTTTATCCATTCAGGAAACCTGCCCTGGAACTCTaaggccctgctgcctggcaGCGTCTGGACTCTCTGACTTCATAGTTTTCTCCTTGCTGTGACCATAGCTGAGTCCTCTCTGTGTTGCTTTTAGGCTGGCGTTCTGTGACAGCGGGGAGCTGAGCGTGGATGGATTCTCCACACTGGACGAAGCCGAGGGCGAGAGCTTATGCCTGAGGATCTccagcagggagagaagggcccAGGACATCAGCACCAGCCTCAGCCTAGCCAAGTATCTCCTCTCCGTCCTGGGGGACCAGTTCTGTGAGGCCATCAGGAGAGACAGAGAGGCCTGGCTGTGGGCACAAGGGGAAAACGAAAGTAAGTCAGAAACAACGGTGCTGGGGACCATTTTGGGTCATGGAGATGCTCACCTACTGCAGCGTGTGGGTTTGAATTCCACGGAGGCTAGATGCTCCCCTGCCTGGTGCCTCGGGTCACCGCTTACCCCCAGGCAAAGAGGGCATGAAATGTGAGCTGGGAATAGTGATTCTTGTTGCATTTTGCACCCGCTGGGATTGATCCTTCTGTCACTGGCCCCGGTGAGAGTCAGGAGAAGCTCTGTGTGAATGCTTAACTCTCCCTGGTGCGAAGCTGGGAGCCAGAGAAAGGAGAGGCAGGTCAGGCTAGCTCGCaggtctctaaaccacaggatttggggatttcaacagcagagtcaagggaaaggggttgggatggctttgtggcctgcatcatgcgggaggtcagactaga is part of the Chrysemys picta bellii isolate R12L10 chromosome 2, ASM1138683v2, whole genome shotgun sequence genome and harbors:
- the HR gene encoding lysine-specific demethylase hairless isoform X10, whose product is MAKCAWCLCLGLGTVGAAGKAVREGLGTVHLGGLSASHDGEQTMESDAKNGEAVPRWRRPQGGAQETQVLETVVGAVRRSGSVAPGIPSKSCRDGVDLSCVPGPDSALRPGEKASLWKRAERAKEFSPCLRWGRETLGGLETALDSPYHPAIEADFSKHKDARHQFPRRMQLKETPEFQFHSEPKNGEEFYQKKDPGFPHTGKDPAPVPDRAQPQLLSQYKVGKVKRDAESEMEVTYVEPTWKGAEQRGCMALAPPSDQTLPNNHGQMGQPLFYLKHKVAESLWSSQPLVLDYPLSKAPARPSESKDESLMYQSLKPGSPAVLQESSGSPLTDRAQPPALSKVELPSGMEVLPAHALPCKCSPWDCPPRCCKRCQGAGCEAVNSFGTRNEMPGPYREIDGALGGHGIQQGKDSSLLPCPPSNHHTKLKKTWLTRHSEQFRCTASCLGDKGAPGQIKEGLPLRLKALKREGQESAEEADQSGKRTAKRPHSHVSGEDLWSPCVGRGSYSAKRSSKVAENKALNPTRKDCEAPEQRKVLPAMGRKADAGDGGLLSCNGEDAGEQKEMRYLQSVPCMALPDCIERCCACASKDGTGAMPQEQEEEPMETFCRLLHFRRLAFCDSGELSVDGFSTLDEAEGESLCLRISSRERRAQDISTSLSLAKYLLSVLGDQFCEAIRRDREAWLWAQGENERVTAWRRGKGALQACDACQHGLFNAHWNCSSCGFQLCLECYRTKRERASPARTEESVQSAKCVQGQGHDVLSLIPAQFIPTHVLAELWKLVHEVQVKFDIESRCPCRLSILSKSLTDNTGVGQKEEMGNMTSLLQPASNGETDGSRVIKEENPDSIHPPSEQGPKGAVQTSTLCELLTSTAVRLCLGQNGIRMAFAPVSPALPSDNRITNILDSIIAQVVERKIQEKHSECERRSPSPPEPQVSHCILAPGGLLWLHDPNHSCNYKLFQEHWRQGQACSSPVTSASPVLPPPQPVLVSGLQKTLKRNLWEPESFCHEQRGQEVQAVNLRIQPGWTRVSSKDFWDGFASSAKCLETENSEGNLLKLESGFGDMPMCRAENLYASLPLLEYCGHDGKMNLASYLPGSQGRQWLSPQICAAYGVAPEDRTIGTKNLTVEATDSISVLVYVGAYPLDGHGAQKEILRRVEEDGVDDVLKERLWNTRNWAGALWHIFRAEDADCIERFLQKVCKAQGQDGAAQLDLNGHRSCYLDASLRRRLREECGVSGWTLLQFLGDAVLVPTGAPHQVQSLSSTISVTQRFLSPENAARSARLAAQTTDPAGMAQRLRAQMDSMVYGAVREAVGTLQGYT
- the HR gene encoding lysine-specific demethylase hairless isoform X1, producing MAKCAWCLCLGLGTVGAAGKAVREGLGTVHLGGLSASHDGEQTMESDAKNGEAVPRWRRPQGGAQETQVLETVVGAVRRSGSVAPGIPSKSCRDGVDLSCVPGPDSALRPGEKASLWKRAERAKEFSPCLRWGRETLGGLETALDSPYHPAIEADFSKHKDARHQFPRRMQLKETPEFQFHSEPKNGEVNISWAEQNKDRPGPMWTEAMLASQLALYSHAYHNYPLPLSGLENQSPAATDKPYQLSEQDSLHSASPSGDSAGDPPSFHHLNTHCPFLVEAKLAERNPFLVSSIVSASTPAESAYGNSLASLALAGQPQDCPSALGEAQYTDPDWHRAPYPRAWSQPAYLAPHPRTKTPSAFETCSSSGSKEFYQKKDPGFPHTGKDPAPVPDRAQPQLLSQYKVGKVKRDAESEMEVTYVEPTWKGAEQRGCMALAPPSDQTLPNNHGQMGQPLFYLKHKVAESLWSSQPLVLDYPLSKAPARPSESKDESLMYQSLKPGSPAVLQESSGSPLTDRAQPPALSKVELPSGMEVLPAHALPCKCSPWDCPPRCCKRCQGAGCEAVNSFGTRNEMPGPYREIDGALGGHGIQQGKDSSLLPCPPSNHHTKLKKTWLTRHSEQFRCTASCLGDKGAPGQIKEGLPLRLKALKREGQESAEEADQSGKRTAKRPHSHVSGEDLWSPCVGRGSYSAKRSSKVAENKALNPTRKDCEAPEQRKVLPAMGRKADAGDGGLLSCNGEDAGEQKEMRYLQSVPCMALPDCIERCCACASKDGTGAMPQEQEEEPMETFCRLLHFRRLAFCDSGELSVDGFSTLDEAEGESLCLRISSRERRAQDISTSLSLAKYLLSVLGDQFCEAIRRDREAWLWAQGENERVTAWRRGKGALQACDACQHGLFNAHWNCSSCGFQLCLECYRTKRERASPARTEESVQSAKCVQGQGHDVLSLIPAQFIPTHVLAELWKLVHEVQVKFDIESRCPCRLSILSKSLTDNTGVGQKEEMGNMTSLLQPASNGETDGSRVIKEENPDSIHPPSEQGPKGAVQTSTLCELLTSTAVRLCLGQNGIRMAFAPVSPALPSDNRITNILDSIIAQVVERKIQEKHSECERRSPSPPEPQVSHCILAPGGLLWLHDPNHSCNYKLFQEHWRQGQACSSPVTSASPVLPPPQPVLVSGLQKTLKRNLWEPESFCHEQRGQEVQAVNLRIQPGWTRVSSKDFWDGFASSAKCLETENSEGNLLKLESGFGDMPMCRAENLYASLPLLEYCGHDGKMNLASYLPGSQGRQWLSPQICAAYGVAPEDRTIGTKNLTVEATDSISVLVYVGAYPLDGHGAQKEILRRVEEDGVDDVLKERLWNTRNWAGALWHIFRAEDADCIERFLQKVCKAQGQDGAAQLDLNGHRSCYLDASLRRRLREECGVSGWTLLQFLGDAVLVPTGAPHQVQSLSSTISVTQRFLSPENAARSARLAAQTTDPAGMAQRLRAQMDSMVYGAVREAVGTLQGYT